In the Pseudanabaena sp. PCC 7367 genome, one interval contains:
- a CDS encoding NAD(P)/FAD-dependent oxidoreductase yields the protein MPPESSASVHILGAGPAGLAAAYTLTKKQQKVTIIERDRRVGGLAKSINYQGFILDYGPHRFFTKLKPVLELWHEVLGSEQVTIDRLTRIYYREKYFRYPIRSREVMISLGMAETLRILWSYLQTKLFPNDNPQNFAEWVTAKFGQRLFEIFFEGYTEKLWGIKCSEISTEWASQRIRGLSLSGAIRKALLGSGGGAKNMIDQFQFPRLGSGQLYDRIEANLRDHDQTVMLGAEVVKLHHNGVKVTYIVTRDRESGIETEYECDRIISSIPITILLQQMEPPPPPRVIEAARSLIFRNTILVYLFIDQLDLFPDNWLYINDPAVLVGRVTNFANWSPEMLPTNANQTPICCEYWCNFNDPIWQESEASLIDRATQELRQIKLIQNDQLNNQLNNQVTDGFVMRLPRTYPVYTGNYKEALATIQNYLDRFANLQLIGRYGAFKYNNQDHSLLMGILAAENVINPNKHNLWSVNSDSEYQEAANET from the coding sequence ATGCCACCAGAAAGTTCTGCCTCGGTTCATATTCTTGGCGCAGGTCCGGCTGGACTTGCTGCTGCCTACACGCTCACCAAAAAGCAGCAAAAAGTTACCATCATTGAGCGCGATCGCCGGGTGGGAGGTCTGGCTAAAAGCATCAACTATCAGGGATTCATCCTTGATTATGGGCCGCATCGCTTTTTCACTAAACTAAAACCAGTTTTGGAGCTGTGGCATGAGGTGCTTGGCTCTGAGCAAGTGACGATCGATCGCCTCACCCGTATTTATTACCGTGAGAAATATTTCCGCTATCCAATTCGATCGCGTGAAGTAATGATCAGTCTGGGCATGGCTGAAACCCTGCGGATTCTCTGGTCTTACTTGCAAACCAAATTATTTCCAAATGATAATCCTCAAAACTTTGCTGAATGGGTCACAGCTAAATTTGGCCAACGGCTGTTTGAGATTTTTTTTGAGGGCTACACCGAAAAACTATGGGGAATCAAGTGTTCTGAAATTAGTACCGAGTGGGCATCTCAGCGAATTAGAGGGTTATCGCTCTCTGGGGCGATCCGCAAAGCCTTGCTAGGTAGTGGGGGTGGGGCTAAAAATATGATCGATCAGTTCCAGTTCCCCCGCCTCGGCTCTGGCCAACTTTACGATCGCATTGAAGCCAACCTGCGCGATCATGACCAAACGGTGATGTTGGGTGCAGAAGTAGTTAAACTCCACCACAATGGTGTAAAAGTAACCTACATTGTCACCCGCGATCGTGAATCTGGCATAGAGACAGAATATGAGTGCGATCGGATTATTTCCTCGATTCCGATCACCATTTTGCTCCAACAGATGGAGCCACCCCCACCGCCAAGGGTAATTGAGGCAGCCCGATCGCTAATTTTTCGGAATACAATTCTGGTCTATTTATTTATCGATCAACTTGACCTATTCCCAGACAATTGGCTTTATATTAATGATCCTGCGGTTTTGGTGGGTCGAGTCACGAATTTTGCTAATTGGTCACCCGAAATGCTGCCAACCAATGCAAACCAAACGCCGATTTGTTGCGAATATTGGTGTAATTTCAATGATCCGATCTGGCAGGAGTCTGAGGCCAGCCTCATCGATCGCGCCACTCAGGAATTACGGCAGATCAAATTAATTCAAAACGACCAATTAAATAACCAATTAAATAACCAAGTAACAGATGGATTTGTGATGCGATTGCCCCGCACTTATCCGGTTTATACGGGTAATTACAAAGAAGCGCTGGCAACTATTCAGAACTACTTAGATCGCTTTGCTAATCTGCAATTGATTGGCCGATATGGTGCATTTAAATATAACAATCAAGACCATAGTTTGTTGATGGGGATTCTAGCGGCAGAGAATGTAATTAACCCCAATAAACATAACTTATGGTCTGTTAATTCTGATAGTGAATATCAAGAAGCAGCAAACGAGACTTAG
- a CDS encoding iron uptake porin, translating into MKNFNLSLAGSVGLIAIATSASMIKPATAETTTVSQTEEVAQIVQQVNSDLYFDSNPDLVSQGVTSVSQLSDVQPTDWAFTALQSLVERYGCIAGYEISGAAPSRTVPRLKQTTRVYRGQRALTRYEFAAGVNACLDRINEIISAGLADKVSKEDLAALQRLQEEFAAELAALRGRVDALEAKTAQLEAQQFSTTTKLEGEAILSLTGASASSTIYGSDVTGGNPFSASVIADDGDTNVTFNARVRLNFNTSFTGDDLLITRLEAGNGGSGPNFLGSAPPGDTGNLGFDTFGQDFAGVQNSFNLAKLRYDFNVFSEDFRVSIGPVMHVYDHIDANSYANDEASDFSSTFFINNPLMVLINPLEGGAGAAIDWNPKQGAFSFRALYLAANGADPTDGANIAGFQTNRGLTGDPYQGSVELEYAPPNEDGDRPFAIRLQYTAGSISNLDIDAGGVNVEWAFSERVAFFGRYGFGSIDSRNGVPVSLNPSLSGFVNPDTTDDSISPQTYMVGLAFPDLFREGSMAAIAYGSPFIDDSVGDSTQSNLEAFYRFPISDNIHITPDVQVIFNPNNNSANDTIFVGTLRTTFSF; encoded by the coding sequence ATGAAAAATTTTAACCTGTCTTTGGCAGGTAGCGTTGGCTTAATAGCGATCGCTACGTCTGCAAGTATGATTAAGCCAGCTACGGCTGAGACCACAACTGTTTCCCAAACAGAAGAAGTGGCTCAGATCGTTCAGCAGGTCAATAGTGATCTTTACTTTGATTCCAATCCCGACTTGGTGAGTCAGGGTGTGACCTCTGTATCCCAGCTTTCGGATGTGCAACCAACCGACTGGGCGTTCACCGCTCTGCAATCTTTGGTTGAGCGCTATGGTTGTATTGCTGGTTATGAAATCAGTGGTGCTGCCCCTAGCCGTACCGTACCTCGTCTCAAGCAAACCACCCGTGTCTATCGTGGTCAAAGAGCTTTAACTCGTTATGAGTTCGCCGCTGGGGTTAATGCTTGCTTGGATCGCATCAATGAAATTATCTCTGCTGGCTTAGCCGATAAGGTTAGCAAAGAAGACCTGGCTGCCCTGCAACGTTTACAAGAAGAGTTTGCCGCAGAATTGGCCGCCTTGCGTGGTCGGGTTGATGCCCTCGAAGCAAAAACCGCTCAACTAGAAGCCCAGCAGTTTTCGACCACCACCAAGCTAGAAGGTGAAGCGATCCTCTCGCTCACTGGTGCCAGTGCCAGCAGCACTATCTATGGTTCTGATGTTACTGGCGGTAACCCTTTTAGTGCTTCGGTGATTGCCGATGATGGTGATACCAATGTCACCTTCAATGCCAGAGTTCGATTGAACTTCAACACCAGCTTTACCGGCGATGATTTGTTAATTACTCGCCTTGAAGCAGGAAATGGTGGCAGTGGTCCCAACTTCCTTGGTTCTGCGCCTCCAGGCGACACCGGCAACCTTGGTTTTGACACCTTTGGTCAGGACTTCGCTGGTGTGCAAAATAGCTTCAACCTGGCTAAATTGCGCTATGACTTCAATGTCTTCAGCGAAGATTTCCGCGTATCGATCGGCCCTGTGATGCACGTCTATGATCACATCGATGCCAACAGCTACGCCAACGATGAAGCGAGTGATTTTTCGAGCACCTTCTTTATTAACAACCCGTTGATGGTGTTGATCAATCCCCTAGAAGGTGGCGCTGGTGCAGCGATCGACTGGAATCCCAAGCAAGGCGCATTCAGCTTCCGTGCCCTGTACCTGGCAGCCAATGGCGCTGACCCAACCGATGGCGCTAACATTGCTGGTTTCCAAACCAACCGTGGTTTAACCGGTGACCCATACCAAGGTAGTGTCGAACTTGAGTATGCGCCGCCGAACGAAGATGGCGATCGTCCGTTTGCGATTCGCTTGCAATACACCGCAGGTTCAATTTCTAACTTGGATATTGATGCCGGTGGCGTAAACGTTGAATGGGCATTCTCTGAGCGCGTCGCCTTCTTCGGTCGCTATGGCTTTGGTAGCATCGACAGCCGCAATGGTGTGCCAGTCAGCTTGAACCCATCATTGTCTGGATTTGTGAACCCAGATACCACCGATGACAGCATCAGTCCTCAGACCTACATGGTTGGTTTAGCCTTCCCTGACTTGTTCCGAGAAGGCTCGATGGCAGCGATCGCCTATGGTTCACCATTCATTGATGACTCGGTGGGAGATTCGACCCAGAGCAATCTAGAAGCGTTCTATCGTTTCCCGATCTCTGACAACATCCACATCACCCCAGATGTGCAGGTGATCTTCAATCCGAATAACAACAGTGCCAATGACACCATTTTTGTGGGTACTTTGCGCACCACCTTTAGCTTCTAA
- a CDS encoding iron uptake porin: MKKFNLSLAGSVGLIAIATSAGVAKPATAETTTVSQTEEVAQVVQQVNSDLYFESNPAFVSQGVTSVSQLSDVQPTDWAFTALQSLVERYGCIAGYPDRTYRGQRAMTRYEFAAGLNACLDKINEIIASGLADKVSKEDLAALQRLQEEFAAELAALRGRVDALEAKTAQLEAQQFSTTTKLEGEAILSLTGASASSTIYGSDVTGGNPFSASVIADDGDTNVTFNARVRLNFNTSFTGDDLLITRLEAGNGGSGPNFLGSAPPGDTGNLGFDTFGQDFAGVQNSFNLAKLRYDFNVFSEDFRVSIGPVMHVYDHIDANSYANDEASDFSSTFFINNPLMVLINPLEGGAGAAIDWNPKQGAFSFRALYLAANGADPTDGANIAGFQTNRGLTGDPYQGSVELEYAPPNEDGDRPFAIRLQYTAGSISNLDIDAGGVNVEWAFSERVAFFGRYGFGSIDSRNGVPVSLNPSLSGFVNPDTTDDSISPQTYMVGLAFPDLFREGSMAAIAYGSPFIDDSVGDSTQSNLEAFYRFPISDNIHITPDVQVIFNPNNNSANDTIFVGTLRTTFSF, from the coding sequence ATGAAAAAATTTAACCTGTCATTAGCAGGTAGTGTTGGCTTAATAGCGATCGCCACCTCCGCAGGTGTCGCCAAGCCAGCCACCGCTGAGACCACAACTGTTTCCCAAACAGAAGAAGTGGCTCAGGTCGTTCAGCAGGTCAATAGTGATCTTTACTTTGAGTCCAACCCCGCATTTGTAAGCCAGGGTGTAACCTCGGTATCCCAGCTTTCCGACGTGCAACCAACCGACTGGGCGTTCACCGCTCTGCAATCCTTGGTTGAGCGCTACGGCTGTATTGCTGGTTATCCCGATCGTACCTACCGTGGCCAACGTGCCATGACCCGGTATGAATTTGCGGCTGGCCTAAATGCCTGTTTGGACAAAATCAACGAGATCATTGCCTCCGGCTTAGCCGATAAGGTTAGCAAAGAAGACCTGGCTGCCCTGCAACGTTTACAAGAAGAGTTTGCCGCAGAATTGGCCGCCTTGCGTGGTCGGGTTGATGCCCTCGAAGCAAAAACCGCTCAACTAGAAGCCCAGCAGTTTTCGACCACCACCAAGCTAGAAGGTGAAGCGATCCTCTCGCTCACTGGTGCCAGTGCCAGCAGCACTATCTATGGTTCTGATGTTACTGGCGGTAACCCTTTTAGTGCTTCGGTGATTGCCGATGATGGTGATACCAATGTCACCTTCAATGCCAGAGTTCGATTGAACTTCAACACCAGCTTTACCGGCGATGATTTGTTAATTACTCGCCTTGAAGCAGGAAATGGTGGCAGTGGTCCCAACTTCCTTGGTTCTGCGCCTCCAGGCGACACCGGCAACCTTGGTTTTGACACCTTTGGTCAGGACTTCGCTGGTGTGCAAAATAGCTTCAACCTGGCTAAATTGCGCTATGACTTCAATGTCTTCAGCGAAGATTTCCGCGTATCGATCGGCCCTGTGATGCACGTCTATGATCACATCGATGCCAACAGCTACGCCAACGATGAAGCGAGTGATTTTTCGAGCACCTTCTTTATTAACAACCCGTTGATGGTGTTGATCAATCCCCTAGAAGGTGGCGCTGGTGCAGCGATCGACTGGAATCCCAAGCAAGGCGCATTCAGCTTCCGTGCCCTGTACCTGGCAGCCAATGGCGCTGACCCAACCGATGGCGCTAACATTGCTGGTTTCCAAACCAACCGTGGTTTAACCGGTGACCCATACCAAGGTAGTGTCGAACTTGAGTATGCGCCGCCGAACGAAGATGGCGATCGTCCGTTTGCGATTCGCTTGCAATACACCGCAGGTTCAATTTCTAACTTGGATATTGATGCCGGTGGCGTAAACGTTGAATGGGCATTCTCTGAGCGCGTCGCCTTCTTCGGTCGCTATGGCTTTGGTAGCATCGACAGCCGCAATGGTGTGCCAGTCAGCTTGAACCCATCATTGTCTGGATTTGTGAACCCAGATACCACCGATGACAGCATCAGTCCTCAGACCTACATGGTTGGTTTAGCCTTCCCTGACTTGTTCCGAGAAGGCTCGATGGCAGCGATCGCCTATGGTTCACCATTCATTGATGACTCGGTGGGAGATTCGACCCAGAGCAATCTAGAAGCGTTCTATCGTTTCCCGATCTCTGACAACATCCACATCACCCCAGATGTGCAGGTGATCTTCAATCCGAATAACAACAGTGCCAATGACACCATTTTTGTGGGTACTTTGCGCACCACCTTTAGCTTCTAG
- the lptC gene encoding LPS export ABC transporter periplasmic protein LptC, with amino-acid sequence MSDETPETPEQQESSEAPETVETYETETTGKAKRSIYIVGFLGAIALGGWGLTALFSNNGILQRSPAVVEESDEPIGSSLSNVTLTDVDENGKPLYEITARRADYSSETRAADVFIVTGKLYRDGVPIIEVSGEGGAVDQDNREIAIEGNVKAIAVEENIVLTADRVVWLADEDLLTGKGNIKLEKTDADIILTGKSLIANPNKNIFSIAEDVKGEVVDPPLLLEGPTLTWDANTNIVTAPYPFRVVQTEDDLRVRADKGAWDVTKQEILLEGEVRARDKKSNLEVNTARAIWEITNQIVQLPEALDATDSDRGFNVVANQGMVFLAEQRLTLDGAVRATSDPDQAVITANSVEWLIEDNTVTAVGNVNYRQAENDVNVSGDRAVANLTDQTVRVTDSITQITPE; translated from the coding sequence ATGTCGGACGAAACCCCGGAAACCCCAGAACAGCAAGAATCATCAGAAGCGCCAGAGACCGTCGAAACCTACGAAACCGAAACAACGGGCAAAGCCAAACGATCGATCTATATAGTTGGGTTTCTGGGTGCGATCGCCCTGGGGGGATGGGGGTTAACCGCTCTGTTCTCTAATAATGGTATTTTGCAGCGCAGCCCCGCCGTAGTCGAAGAATCAGACGAGCCGATCGGTTCTAGTTTGTCCAATGTCACCCTCACCGATGTGGACGAAAACGGCAAACCCCTCTACGAAATTACGGCTCGCCGCGCCGACTATAGCTCCGAAACCAGAGCCGCCGATGTGTTTATTGTCACTGGCAAGCTCTACCGCGATGGGGTGCCGATCATCGAAGTGAGTGGCGAAGGTGGCGCAGTTGACCAGGATAATCGGGAAATTGCGATCGAGGGTAATGTGAAGGCGATCGCGGTCGAAGAAAATATTGTGCTCACTGCCGATCGGGTGGTGTGGCTGGCGGATGAGGATTTACTTACGGGTAAGGGCAACATTAAGCTAGAAAAAACCGATGCCGACATTATCTTGACTGGCAAAAGCCTAATTGCCAATCCCAATAAAAACATTTTTTCGATCGCTGAAGATGTAAAGGGCGAAGTGGTTGATCCGCCATTACTGCTAGAGGGGCCAACCCTGACCTGGGATGCTAATACCAATATCGTCACTGCCCCCTATCCATTTCGAGTGGTACAAACCGAGGATGATTTACGGGTTAGAGCCGATAAGGGTGCATGGGATGTAACCAAGCAGGAAATTTTACTAGAAGGCGAAGTTAGAGCCAGGGATAAAAAGTCCAACCTGGAGGTTAATACTGCCAGGGCGATCTGGGAGATCACAAATCAAATTGTGCAATTACCCGAAGCGCTAGATGCCACCGATAGCGATCGCGGTTTTAATGTGGTTGCTAATCAGGGGATGGTTTTCCTGGCAGAACAACGTCTTACTCTGGATGGTGCGGTGCGTGCCACCTCCGATCCCGATCAAGCCGTAATTACAGCCAATAGCGTTGAATGGCTAATCGAAGATAATACCGTCACGGCGGTGGGTAATGTTAATTATCGCCAAGCCGAAAATGATGTGAACGTATCGGGCGATCGCGCCGTTGCCAACCTCACCGATCAAACGGTGCGGGTTACCGACAGTATTACCCAGATTACGCCAGAGTAA